In Oncorhynchus masou masou isolate Uvic2021 chromosome 28, UVic_Omas_1.1, whole genome shotgun sequence, the DNA window gacgtctctagcactgagatgcagtgctttagaccgctgcgccactcaggagcctaaTGGGAGTACAGCACAGAACAGAATAGTAGAGTATAGgctagttcagtacagtacagctcAATACAGTACATTGGAGTACAACTTGTGTGCTACTGTACTATACTCAACTTTTGACTTTACTCTGTGCTCTTTTGCACTGTATTCCCCACACTTCTGAAACATTAACGGCTATGATTGGTTACGGTTTGGATCAAAGTAAGGCCGCTCCGGACTGTACCAAAAGCGACATATTGAAATCAAGGCCAGGTTCAGATTGACAAAATTTCTACTACTTTTCAACGTCCATGGACGTCCAGTGCTGGTCGGTGATCAGTTGTTAAGGTTgctggttacagtaaatggaaagaaagggggctcatgggtaggtgtcagccaggagaggtgacattaactggagaggGGGGGGTTGTCCAGACTGTTTTCACACTTGCTTTGACGATCAGACGACCATTGTCTTGCGTCAGATCAGATAGGGCATCGATTCCGCCTGCACTGATCAGTCTCGTACCTCACAAAGGGCAATGGGATAGCAAGAAAATAGTTCTAGTTCAGCTACAATGTGCTGTCTAACGTTAGAAAATATTACCTAGGTGAGATGATCGCCAAATAAACGTCAAAAACAGGCTGAATTAATCAAAGCTATAACAAAACATTTGTAAATAATGTTCATGTAATTTGGTTAGGGAAGTCGTACCATTTGACATCTAAGGAGTTTCAATATCTAGATTTCCATCAAATTGCCGACAGAGTTTCATGCAAACATTCTAAAAATCTGTATGAAGTGGTGTGTTTCCACAAAACTGACTTGTTGCGAATGAAAATTATTGCATGAAGacagtgcacacaaaatgtactttgTCACTTAAAACTTCTTAGGACTAGTccccttttttctcaatttccacctgactgacgtgcccaaagtaaactgcctgttgctcaagcctggaagccaggatatgcatataattggtaccattggaaagataacactttgaagtttgtagaaattaAAATAAtctaggagactataacacaaatAAAAAGAATCCTGGAGTGTTACCCactaaacaccagtctcaatgtcaacagtgaagaggcaactgggatgctgaccttctaggcagagttgcaaagaaaaagccatatctcagactggccaataaaaataaaagattaagatgggcaaaagaacacagacactggatagaggaactgacactgagactggtgttttgcggatacCTTTTATTGAagatgccagttgaggacttgtgaggtgtctgtttctcaaactagacactccgtTAGAGCGCCCTGTCGCTCGGTCAGAACATCATCACTTGTGGTacggttttggaaacatcagagatGTTACAAAAATTACAAAAATTGATACACACCTttatagggttagtgttcccacaAGGCCATATCTTCATGTTACAGCGTGTTCAAGGGAAACAGATAGAAGACTGAGCCTTCTGCCTGCGCTTATTAGTTATCTGCATCTCCTATTAACACCTGTGTCTGAATTGAAGACGGTCACCACAAACATGTTGTCATTGAAAAATACTGTTGGCTGCAagtgttaaaaaaaatctaattcaaATCATTAGGCTCCTTTAGTCCATTATTGGGCTCGACTACTCCAACTGATTCATTCCAGTTTTGATTTGATAGAAATATATCAAATCTATAAAAATGCATTTTAAGTCAGTATAAATCGATAACTAATTCACTGTTTGTCACAGAAACATCAAACTAAGTATGATTTATTCTGTAAATGTCTAGCATACTTTTTTTTATTCTTTGAAGCACAACCTTTAGAACTATGGGCTCCAGAAAGCATCTTTAACTGTGTCAACAATGCATAACAATGTGGTCCTCTTTTTTTCCAGTCTTCAATGCAAAGCATGACTGCTCAATGTGTGTTTTGCATCATCCAGAGAAAACTGATGACCATCTGACCAACTGGGTTTGTCTTTGTGTAATATAACAGTAGGCTATGAAAACTCATATAGTTTCATCCTTCAAGACATTTAGAAGTATGAAACTTTGTCTTGAAACTTTTAATCAGGGTTATCCTTGCTCTAATGTTCTATTATCATTACTTTAATATTCTACTATGAGATATACTAGATACATACTATGACAGCAATCCACAGTAATAGGTACACACGTATCTGGCACAAGTGACAATTAAACTGATTTGGATTTCAAAGACTGCCATTATTGTAATGTTTGATATTACAACATTGATGTGTGATACCTTTTTTACTATATGATTTATATTGCCTGAATACTCAACAATGATTAACACCTCAGTTGTGTGTGCGTCTGTCAAGTTTGAGGTCAAATGCATGTAATTTAAAGTCAATTTAGCAAATGAACAAACATCCAATTCAATTTGAAAATGTTCCTAATTGCAAAAGCGTGTAACAGAATGGGTATTCCAGAACTGTAGTTTACATGTAAATAAACATAACCCTGTTTTATGTTTTTAATACTGCAGATAGAATGTGTGCCAGAGATGGTACCATTCAGCTTGTCTGGGGATGACAAAGAAGGACTTCAACAAAGCCTAAATAGAAAATGATTGGAAGGGGCCTCTTTGCTGTTAAATTACAGACACATAACTGACTGTTGTGCATTGTAACTACTTTAAAATGTGGAACTGTTGCACTAAAAATGCAAACATTGATTTGGCATACAATTTAAGATTCATATAGAACAATGCACTTGAAATAAATATTTCTTTAAAGTTACTGCAAATAAATGCATACTTTCACTGAATTAGTTGTTGATTTCTTCATCTTTAAATGCAATATTTGAGATTGTATGTATTTTCATTCAAACAAAACTGGAACTTCTACTCAAAGCAAAAGTTGTAAAAGTATGctagacatttatagaataaatcaTACCTAGCTTGATAATTGAAAACAAACGTTTGAAAAGTATGCTACACATTTAGAAAATAAACCATATCGATTGTTGTTTCTGTGACAAACAATATAATAGTTCTTGTTTTTTACCATTTAAAATGGCTTTTGGCGAATGTGTATTGAGGTCCGAATATAAAACCAACTTTACCTCGGTGTGACACCATGTCAATTTAGTAGCTAGCTTGGTTAGCCATAGCAACCTCACTAGCTACAGCAGTCGCAAACCTGCATTTCACGTCTGTGGCTGACAGTTTGCTATAACGTTACCGTTTCAGTAAAACAAATATACATAAATACCGACCACACAAGTAACAACACAAAAAGAGGTATTCATGGACTTGTCCGGTAGCAAGTCAACTAACGTTAGTTAGCACACAACCTAGCTGCAGCTAGTTTACTAGCAAACCGCAAAACAAACGCCCTAAACGCAGCTGACAGGCTTCCTTAAAGACTGTGAAACTTGTCAGGTGAAACAGATGTGTAACTGACATGAGATTAAAATAACACACTAGCTAATTAATCGAGTAGCTAGCCAGTTATGTGTGGCTAGCAACTATGCTAGCCACTAGCATTAGCTGACAGCTCACCTGTCAAATTCACTGCTCTCGTGGCACCTAGCTAGCTTACGTCTCCCAGGTTCTTCTGAAGTCTTCTGCTTACTGAACAGTAGCTAATGATGTAGATGTCAATGATAAACAACCGTTTGCTAATTTGAGAAAACTCTTGATTTGACTCGTCCTATTCCATCACATTTTCACTTCGCCACAGACTTGCGCGCACATGACGTCTGAGAGTTAGGCAGAACGTGCATAAAATTGAAGATTGAAATACACAGCACGGACTCGACACTTACACGTTATCAAAGCCAAGTCGATTCTAGAAATTGTATTTATATCTGAAACGTTCACTCGAATGTTTTGCCCTAAACTTCATTGGGCAGTTTCTTAGCATGTCATGTATCTTCTTcaaaccattttttttaaatataatttgaACATTACTGTGGCTAGGAATAACATTCCTTATATTTTAACCTTAGTCATTGTAGCTTGAGCAGATATTTCACCTTTGCTGGCCCTAGTAGTAGCTAGAAGAGGTCAAGCCACTTAGAAGACAAGGCTGCAAAAACCCTGGGAGCTgttttcccagacacagatgaagcctCGTGCTGAACTAAAAAGCAATTTCAATGGAAGTTCTTTATCGAGCATGCTTTTAGTCCAAGCCGAAGCTAAATCCGTGTCTGGGAATCTGGCCCTCAGGTGTGGGTTTGAAAAAAAATCAAGGTCTTTTATCCTATTATGGTTATGATATAAACATCTATGACATCACTGTCTGCTCATATATGCATGATAAATACTTCAGGTATAGCTGAAACTTATTCTGAATAATAGATGGGAAAATCATTATATGCTGCAATGAGATCAAGCCTGTTTGCtagtctgtttctgctctcttaaaaatgacagcaatggagttggcaagagcacaaacagatctgagaccaggctaaatTAGATCCAGTAGGAGGGAACAATCAAAGTAATCCATATAGCTTTATTTCTACATTGCACAAAGTAAAAGAAAAATAAAGTTTTAAAACAGGAAAGATGACAATTTTTTTAATTGTTGCTAATTTATTTCAGAATTATAAAATGTATACTTAAATACTATACAGAACTAGGTATTGTATGTTATAAACACATCAGGGATTCAAGCTCGATAAACCAAAGGCAGAAATACTATTCATCTATTAAAAGGTGCTACACATAggattgaaaaaaataatttccattgtaatttcagaaaatgtcaaTAATATATTTGACAATAATAGTGGAATGATAGTGTTCCCTCCCATCTTGTGTTATTTGCCTATTGATTTCTCCTGCCAGACAGTCATCTGCTGTCAAAATATTCTGAGGTTTCGGTCCACTAGCACCAAAGTTACTTTTAGTTATggtccaccagcttcaaacagcgaTAACGACAATATTTCTTGTTATCGAAAATATCATTCACAGTGATTTAGATCGTACAATGATTCCCTACACCATTCAGTGCTCGTTTTCTGACATAAATTGAAATTGAGTGAACAGTGTAGAATTTTAGCAACTAGGAAaccactagataacacagccacaaagacaGAACAGCTTTCACATTTTGACAACAGATGCTGCTCCAGTGGGAGGAATGAATAGGTGAATATCACAGCCAATCTCACAGTGAAACACAAAAATGTCACTATTCCTGCAAATATATTATGGACAATTCCTGAAATGATAATGCAATCTCTCAAAGCAATTGTAATGAGCATTATGGAAAATGTCAATTGTGTTGCTATGTTAAATCAAGCATTAAACGATTCTACATTACTCAACTAAATAAAATAATGATTAACTTAGTGTTTTTCTCCATATTGTATTAAAACACTTTCACAGTGATAAATATAACTTAAGGTGTGAAATGTCAGTCAGTCTTCTTGTCAAAGGCTGCAGTCGCTGAACCATTTGCACCTGCCCCATTAGCAACCAGGCCATTGACTTCGGTCTGAAAAGAGAGATGGCTTCATTAGATGACAAATGACAACAGATATAAAGCAACAGTCCAGcagctttgtaaacaacagttaACTCTGACTTGACTCTGGTCCTATTCCATCATATTTCCATGTCGCCAGAAGTGCGTGAACGTGACATCTGACAGTGTAAACATTGTATTTATATCTGAAACATTCTCTTTAATGTTCCGCCCTGAACTTGTTAGCATGTTATGCATCTTCGTCTAATcatatttttttgtatatataattTGAACATTGCTGTGGCTAGGAATAATATTCCtatactgtcaactgtgtttattttcagcaaacttaacaagtgtaaaaatgtgtatgaacataacaagattcaacaactgagaaatAAACTGAAATGTGCCTAACAGAAATGGTAAaacgtgtccctgaacaaaggggggtcaaaattaaaagtaacagtcagtatctggaccAGCTGCATTAAAgtattgcagtgcatctcctcctcgtggactgcaccagatttgccagttcttgctgaaaaatgttaccccactcttccaccaaggcacctgcaagtttccaGACATTTCCGGGgaaaatggccctagccctcgccctccaatccaacaggtcccagacgtgctcaatgggattgaggtgcTGACccgttgcaccctctacaaccactgtaattcttattatttgaccctgctggtcatctatgaagatttgaacatcttggccattttctgttatgatctccacccggcacagccagaagaggactggccacccctgatagcctggttcatcctaggttccggcctttctagggagtttttcctaggcaccgtgcttctacacctgccttgcttgctgtttggggttttaggctgggtttttgtacagcactttgagatatcagctgatataagaaGGGATTAATAAATAAGATTGATTGACTgaaatccgggctcttcgctggccatggcagaacactgacatccctgtcttgcagaaaaatcacgcacagaacaagcagtacggctgttggcattgtcatgctggagggtcatgttttttattttttacctttatttaactaggcaagtcagttaataaaaaaaatcttattttcaagggcagccaaggaacagtgggttaactgcctgttcaggggcagaacgacagattttgtaccttgtcagctcgggggtttgaacttgcaaccttccggttactagtccagcgctttaaccgccaggctaccctgccaggctaccctgctaccacagcatcatcagactgagcttgttgtcattactggcaatctcaatgctgtgcgttagagggaagacatctttctctctcatgtggtacccttcctgtaggATCATCCTGACATGATCATTCATGTCAGGATGCGGCAGGGAAGCCTGCGGCAGGGAAGcctgcggcagggtagcctgccgCAGGCacatgagagagaaagatgtcttccctctaacgcacagcattgagattgccagtaatgacaacaagctcagtctgatgatgctgtgacacactagaccatgacagaccctccacctcggtcccgctccagagtacaggcctcagtgtaatgctcattccttcaacgataaacacaaatccaacaagagacaaaaaaaaaacacgactcgtcagtgaagatcactttttgccagtcgtctggtccagcgacggtgggtttgtgcggtgatgtctggtgaggacctgccttacaacagacctacaagccctcagtccagcctctctcagcctattgtggacagtctgagcactgaggGAGGTATTGTGCTGTCCTGGTATAActcggacagttgttgttgccatcctgtacttgtcccgcaagtgtgatgttcggatgtaccgatcctgtgcaggttttgttacacgtggtctgccactgcaaagacggtcagctgtccgtcctgtctccctgtagcgctgtcttaggtgtctcacagtacagacattacaatttattgccctggccacatctgcagtcctcatgcctccttgcagcatgcataaggcacgttcacacagatgagcagggaccctgggcatctgtcttttggtgtttttcagaatcagtagaaaagcttctttagtgtcctaagttttcataactgtgaccttaattgcctacagtctgtaagctgttagtatctGTGAAGTGACTTGTATTTTTACAAGTTTCTTTTTGTTGTTGCGTTTATTAGTCTCGGAAATCCCAGACCTAAGCTGGAACATTGTTAacattgtgggaggcaacctGTCTGCCTAGGGAGACTGCATGTATactgaacaacaacacaacatgcaacaatttcaaagattttactgagttacagttcatataagtaaataagttaatttaaattaattcattatgccctaatctatggatttcacgactgggaatacagatatgcataggTTGGTCACAGATAAAAGTACGGGTagggatcagaaaaccagtcagtatctggtgtgaccaccatttgcctcatgcagcgccaTACATCTCCTCCGcataaagttgatcaggctgttgattgtggcctgtggaatgttgcccccctCACCTTCAATGGCTgagcgaagttgctggatattggcgggaactggaacaagctgtcatacaagtcgatccagagcatcccaaacatgctcaatgggtgacatgtctggtgcttatgcaggtcatggaagaatTGGGACATTTTCATCTTCCAGGAATTAGGTACAGATCTTTGCGACATGGggtcatgcattatcatgctgaaacatgaggtgttgGCAATGGATGAATGGCCTCAAGAGATCGTCaccatctctgtgcattcaaaatgcaattgtgtttgttgtctgtagcttatgcctgcccataccataaccgcaCCATTGGGCACTCCGCTCGCCCACACGGCACCATAAACTTTGGTCTGcggttgaggccggttggacgtactgccaaattctctaaaacgacatttgAGGCTTATGGTGTAGAAATGAACACTCAActatctggcaacagttctggtggacattcctgcagtccgcTTGCCaaatgcacgctccctcaacacccaagacatctgtggcattgtgttatgttacaaaaatacacattttacagtggccttttattgttcccagcacaaggttcacctgtgttatggacatgctgtttaatcagcttattgatatgccacacctgtgatgtggatggattatcttggcaaaggagaaattgtcactaacagggatgtaaacaaatttgtaaactaaatttgagagaaataagctttttgtgcatatggaacatttctgggatcttttatttcagatcatgaaacatggcaccaacactctacatgttgcttttatatttttgttcagtatacaatgTGTGCGATGCCTTCTTCTGCATTCATAGCCAGTCTGAGCCTTGGTCACCGGAGGTTGCTACAGGTGCAGTCTACTAGTGGTGGAACACTGTCTGAGTCCATAATCCACTAACAGGTTTTGGGTAATGTATTACCTTGCATGCTCCATTGCTCATCACTGGGCATCCATTGCTCTTTTCACTGGCTTTCATATCACCCGTTCCTGTGACACTCTCCTGGACAGCTTTTTTTGTTGGCCAAAATCGGCTTATAATTGGACCCATGAAGGGGTAGATGATGGGTTCAAGGAACCTCTTATACACCCACAAGAGAATGGGAATGACGATGCAGGGAATGCAGACCATAGCTGTATCTCAACGATCAATGGACAACCTGCAACCGAGGGGACAGGGAAAACAAGGTTAATAATTTCTCAAATGTGTCATTAGGAAAATGGCTGCTCTTATCTACAGTAATACAGCGGTGCCTAAAATGTCTCCCCACTGTCCTGCACTGGAAGCAATACTGCACTTATATATGGTGAGAGCATATGAGAACATGTGATATGTTGCAAGTAAACAAGACTCGAAAAATAGCTAAATGTTCCATTATGCACCGACGGTATAGATGGTGGGCCGTAGCAAGCTATCAGCTTTAGTTTGAGAATATCGATCTGTCGAGCAAAGagtttaaaatgtgttttttttatacatatatGCTATATTTATTTCTTCCGAACACATTTCCGTCTGTTGGCAATGTCAGTTCTTGTACAATTTGATCACGTCTGCCAATTACATCTTCTGTATCTAAGGTAGTAGACAGCTCGAGAGAGATCTCCATTAAAAAAAATGCTATCAGGTCAAATATTTAGTATTTATTTGTAATCTAAAAACTGAGCAGCACATGTTGCACTTGGATGTACATGGAGGATGAATGtcaatgacatgcatgtcaacttctcctggctcaaagttgatgagagattgactgcatcccTATTGATgttgtaatgtaaaatgtaaagcTATGTATATTATTTGTGGTGTCGTTTCCTGTTTTGGCCCCTAGAAGAGAAGCCGCTACCTCAGCAGCAGCTaattggggatcctaataaatactaaactatactgaacaagagctgaaataaaagatcccagaaattttccacacacacacaaaaagcttctttctctcaaatgttgtgcacaaatagTTTCACATCCCAGTTAGCAATTGGTATGCTGATTGCaagaatgttcaccagagctgttgccagagaattgcaTGTTAATTTCTCAACCATAAGCTGCATCCAaagtaattttagagaatttggtagtacatcAAACGGAACCACGCCAGCCCAcaacctccacatccagcttcttccccTGCGGGACCGCCACCTGCACAGCTGATGAAagtgaggagtatttctgtctgtaataaagcccttttgtggggaaaaacttattctgattggctgggtccggccccccagtgggtgggcctggcttccAAGTGGGTGGGGTGGGCCCAtccttgcccagtcatgtgaaatccagatTAGTCTAATTtacttcaattgactgatttccttatatgacaTGTAACGCAGTAAAACCGTTGGAATTGtgacatgttgagtttatattttttgttcaataTATTTAGTTACTGTATATAAATATGATACCATCAATGCAAGCTGTAAAATGACTCCCAACTTAAAATGCAGCAACCTTAGTAGTTTAGCAATCAGAAGCAGACAGCTTCATCACTAGCTGGCATGCCATTCTGGGACAAGGAGCATTTATCAGTTTATTCCAAGTAATAATTTAAGACTACAACAACTCTATAGGACAAGTAGTGTAAAGCTAATAGTCATTAAGGCAGGAAACACGGATTTAATTCATACAGACAAATAAGAaatgccacattatccctgtcAATTGTTGGAGTAGGATGATTGCAGAGCAACATACCTCAGTCTGTCAGGATGTTCATTTTCTAGCTGAAACTACATTTATTCTCTTCTCTCACTTTTGTCTCACATTATCTATTCAGTGCTCCGGTGTCCTGCTCCCAGACATCAGCCAAATGCTATTCACCAAGCATGGGCTGTTTCACCCACCTGTGAGGAGAACTATCCTACTGCAGTTTGAACTAGCTCTGCCGTCACTATTTAGACAGACATTCTTTGTGGATGTCTTACACCATCTAGTGCATTTTACAGTTGAAGAACACCCACTACTGGTGCTTGTTTGGGCATCTTTATTCATTATTGTTCCATTATATTACTCATAAGTGTCATTGGACAAAGGAGTCTTCTGTACTGAGGAGCTTTGTTAAGAGGCCCGACTCTCGGTCTGAACATTAACACACATCGCTTGCAGTACGGTTTTGGAAGGACCTTGTCTTTCATACCAGTGGGAAAAAATACGAAAAAAATGTTATGTTCATACACACCTTTATAAGGTTAGAGTACCCACACGGCCATATGGCAATGTTACAGCGCTTGTTTACGGAAAACAAATGAAAGATGACCCCCTGTGCTAATACACCATCAGCGTgctccgaacacctgtgtgtGTAAACCTAACTCAGGAAGTGTATTCTTGTTGGATGGAGGCACACATAGCTGTATATGGATCTGTGCAAAACTGCAACAGTTGGTGTATTTCTTTATTTGAAGGATTGTTTCTCGCTGATGAAAGACAAGGACCATGTTTCGAAAGTCGCATTGCAAATGTCGGGATTGTAGTTCACATGAGCCAGTTGTGGGTGAAGCTAACCGCTGAAAACTGTAGGGAGAATGCAGAATGCTCCTAGAAGGCTAGCTTCAGCCCACCACCATAGTAGAGAGGTCAAACGTTCAGGCTGCAGCAAAGACACCATGGAGGCTCTAGTCTAGAGTACCCTGATTAAATTGTTTAAGAGCCTTTTTAAACTCTC includes these proteins:
- the LOC135518584 gene encoding UPF0729 protein C18orf32 homolog; translated protein: MVCIPCIVIPILLWVYKRFLEPIIYPFMGPIISRFWPTKKAVQESVTGTGDMKASEKSNGCPVMSNGACKTEVNGLVANGAGANGSATAAFDKKTD